A DNA window from Bradyrhizobium barranii subsp. barranii contains the following coding sequences:
- a CDS encoding HK97 family phage prohead protease — protein MADNVITGFAVVFGDETVIAGEFRERIAPGAFTRTLKEKPDVVMLLDHDSGRVLGRTAAATLSLRETGAGLYFALTVDPSTPEGQTALGTVGRQDIRGCSFGFRVRAEEWQDGGDRLPLRTITDVDLFEANADGIPGLSNDLRGGGAQ, from the coding sequence GTGGCTGATAACGTGATCACAGGATTCGCAGTGGTGTTCGGGGATGAAACCGTCATCGCAGGCGAGTTTCGCGAAAGGATCGCTCCCGGCGCATTCACTCGCACGCTGAAGGAAAAGCCGGATGTTGTGATGTTGCTCGACCATGATTCCGGCCGTGTTCTGGGCAGGACGGCGGCTGCGACGCTTTCTCTGCGAGAGACTGGCGCTGGCCTGTACTTTGCTCTGACTGTCGATCCTTCAACGCCAGAAGGACAGACAGCGCTCGGAACGGTTGGCCGGCAGGATATACGCGGCTGTAGCTTCGGATTTCGGGTGCGCGCCGAGGAGTGGCAGGACGGCGGCGACAGATTGCCGTTGCGGACAATTACAGATGTAGATCTGTTCGAAGCTAACGCTGACGGCATTCCCGGCCTATCCAACGACCTCAGGGGTGGAGGGGCGCAATAG
- a CDS encoding DUF3892 domain-containing protein: MECRTSGGEMPDVQVTCINNQPRDNSHEGITHLGGGGWKWPRSEVIRSIENGTNTFFTLVSGKRADVGVVSGPNGKYVRAHADGYYNDNLLALPECP; the protein is encoded by the coding sequence ATGGAATGCAGAACATCGGGAGGGGAAATGCCAGACGTACAGGTCACCTGCATCAACAATCAGCCACGCGACAACTCGCATGAGGGGATTACGCACCTCGGAGGGGGCGGTTGGAAGTGGCCGAGATCGGAGGTCATTCGATCGATCGAGAACGGCACCAATACATTTTTCACGTTGGTCAGCGGTAAGCGCGCCGACGTTGGTGTCGTTAGCGGCCCGAATGGGAAATATGTTCGAGCTCACGCTGATGGCTACTACAACGATAACCTCCTAGCTCTGCCGGAGTGTCCGTGA
- a CDS encoding cold-shock protein, with the protein MAMGTVKWFNPTKGYGFIQPDSGGKDVFVHISAVEKAGFTSLAEGAKVSFDVVNNRGKDSAENLRIG; encoded by the coding sequence GTGGCAATGGGGACGGTGAAGTGGTTCAACCCGACGAAGGGGTACGGGTTTATTCAACCGGATTCTGGTGGGAAGGACGTCTTTGTTCACATCTCGGCAGTTGAGAAGGCTGGTTTCACCTCACTCGCAGAGGGAGCTAAGGTTAGCTTCGACGTCGTGAACAATCGCGGAAAAGACTCGGCGGAAAATCTACGAATCGGGTGA
- a CDS encoding IS630 family transposase (programmed frameshift) has translation MNVRYRVELSQAERNELTAMLGGGKHAARKLKRAQVLLAADGGCRDEEIARTVSVSLSTVGRTKRRFVEGNLERALSEEPRPGAERKLTGKEEALLVATACAKPPAGWKRWTLTLLADTMVKLTDHNSLSGETVRRRLAENDLKPWRRDMWCIPHVDGEYVARMEDVLDLYAETPDPARPLVCFDETPVQLIGEVRQPVPAQPGQRERYDYEYRRNGTANLFVTFDPHRGWRNVKVTDRRAAVDYAHCMRDLVDVHYPDAACIRVVQDNLSIHKPGALYEAFAPAEARRILRRLEFHFTPKHASWLNMVECEISVLQRQCLGRRIADPKRLRNEIAARQKRRNKTRVRIKWMFTTDKARAKLGRAYPATPKESKLL, from the exons ATCAATGTACGTTATCGGGTCGAATTGAGCCAAGCCGAGCGCAACGAACTGACGGCGATGCTCGGTGGCGGCAAGCACGCCGCCCGCAAGCTCAAGCGGGCGCAGGTTTTGCTGGCGGCCGATGGAGGCTGCCGCGACGAGGAGATTGCCCGGACCGTGAGTGTCAGCCTCTCCACCGTCGGCCGGACCAAGCGCCGCTTCGTGGAAGGCAATCTGGAGCGGGCCTTGAGCGAGGAGCCGCGTCCGGGCGCTGAGCGCAAGCTGACGGGCAAGGAGGAAGCCCTGCTGGTGGCGACCGCATGCGCCAAGCCGCCCGCCGGCTGGAAACGCTGGACGCTGACGCTGTTGGCCGACACGATGGTCAAGCTCACCGATCACAACAGCCTGTCGGGCGAGACCGTGCGTCGCCGGCTGGCCGAGAACGACCTCAAGCCGTGGCGCAGGGACATGTGGTGCATTCCCCATGTCGACGGCGAATACGTCGCCCGCATGGAGGACGTGCTCGATCTCTACGCCGAGACGCCGGATCCCGCCCGGCCGCTGGTCTGCTTCGACGAGACTCCCGTCCAGCTGATCGGCGAGGTGCGCCAGCCGGTCCCGGCCCAACCGGGACAGCGCGAGCGCTACGATTACGAGTATCGCCGCAACGGCACCGCCAATCTCTTCGTCACCTTCGATCCACATCGGGGCTGGCGCAACGTCAAGGTCACCGATCGCCGCGCCGCCGTGGACTACGCCCACTGCATGCGTGATCTCGTCGACGTCCATTATCCCGAC GCCGCCTGCATCCGTGTCGTGCAGGACAATTTGTCGATCCATAAGCCTGGGGCGCTGTATGAGGCCTTCGCGCCCGCCGAGGCCCGGCGCATCCTGCGCCGCCTCGAATTCCACTTCACCCCGAAACACGCCAGTTGGCTCAACATGGTCGAATGCGAGATCAGCGTGCTACAGCGCCAGTGTCTCGGCCGCCGCATCGCAGATCCCAAAAGGCTCCGAAACGAGATCGCAGCAAGGCAAAAGAGGCGGAATAAAACCCGAGTCCGCATCAAATGGATGTTCACAACAGATAAAGCCCGCGCCAAACTCGGCCGCGCCTATCCAGCCACCCCCAAAGAGTCAAAATTACTGTGA
- a CDS encoding LexA family protein, which translates to MSQKSGTRFTEKQGYYLAFIHTYAHMFGRPPSEADIQRHFRVSPPSVHQMIVTLERNGFIQRQPGVPRSIEILVPPESLPILEWLGIKTSKSL; encoded by the coding sequence ATGAGTCAAAAATCAGGCACGCGCTTCACCGAGAAGCAGGGTTATTACCTGGCCTTCATCCATACCTACGCCCACATGTTCGGACGTCCACCCTCCGAAGCCGACATCCAGCGCCACTTCCGCGTCAGCCCGCCTTCGGTCCACCAGATGATCGTCACCCTCGAACGAAACGGCTTCATCCAACGTCAACCTGGCGTCCCCAGAAGCATCGAAATCCTCGTGCCGCCGGAAAGCTTGCCGATCCTCGAATGGCTCGGTATCAAAACGTCGAAATCACTGTGA
- a CDS encoding DUF3892 domain-containing protein, with protein sequence MVKLARVRCINKTDRMNPHERIESVGGEYSNGSQWKQSVVQTIRDIESGEWEFYVEEDGLMAGVVVAEHNGHNTSRQRRTAFSQTIFFHWLSVRDPH encoded by the coding sequence GTGGTTAAACTCGCACGCGTTCGCTGCATCAATAAGACCGACAGGATGAATCCCCATGAGAGGATTGAAAGTGTCGGAGGTGAATATTCAAACGGAAGTCAATGGAAGCAGTCTGTCGTTCAGACGATCAGAGACATTGAAAGCGGCGAATGGGAGTTCTATGTCGAAGAAGACGGACTCATGGCTGGCGTGGTCGTGGCCGAACACAACGGGCACAATACATCAAGACAACGGCGGACGGCATTCAGCCAGACAATCTTCTTTCACTGGCTGAGTGTCCGTGATCCCCACTAG
- a CDS encoding AAA family ATPase, with translation MYVLALVTQKGGSGKSTLAVEIAVAALGNGERVAIVEADPQGTISKWKERRGHPDPRVVRVADSAEIEGALVSLEAEGVWLTVIDTAATNNALAMHAIARADLCLIPVRPSPADIEAAIPTLVAIRRLNRRFAFVLAQTPPRGCRVSEAAASLNSLGVLALPYVGQRNDHQDALGAGLGVTEFAREGRASEEVRELWRWILKKLVEGSSDHEPHARNEKAAY, from the coding sequence ATGTATGTCCTTGCTCTGGTCACCCAAAAAGGCGGAAGCGGCAAGAGCACGCTGGCGGTCGAAATTGCAGTCGCAGCGTTGGGGAACGGGGAGCGCGTCGCAATTGTCGAGGCGGATCCACAAGGCACGATTTCAAAATGGAAAGAGCGGCGCGGCCATCCCGATCCCCGGGTCGTTCGGGTCGCTGATTCGGCCGAAATAGAAGGGGCGCTCGTCAGCCTTGAAGCCGAGGGGGTCTGGCTTACGGTTATCGATACCGCCGCCACGAACAATGCACTGGCCATGCACGCCATCGCGAGGGCCGATCTTTGCCTGATCCCGGTGCGTCCGAGTCCGGCCGACATCGAAGCTGCGATACCGACGCTAGTTGCTATTCGTAGGCTCAACCGCCGATTTGCTTTCGTCCTCGCTCAGACGCCACCGCGGGGCTGCCGCGTGAGTGAAGCCGCAGCGTCGCTCAATTCGCTCGGGGTGCTCGCGCTACCCTATGTCGGGCAGCGCAATGACCATCAGGACGCGCTTGGGGCAGGATTAGGCGTGACTGAGTTTGCACGAGAGGGAAGAGCCTCGGAGGAAGTTCGTGAGCTGTGGCGCTGGATCTTGAAGAAGCTTGTCGAGGGGTCGTCAGATCATGAGCCACACGCAAGAAACGAAAAAGCCGCGTACTAG
- a CDS encoding cytochrome-c peroxidase translates to MRKASIATVLVLVSSNAIAHDDLMKTAKQIFKPIPYAIPTLNDNPMTTEKVELGKMLFFDPRLSASGIISCNTCHNLGTGGVDAGPTSVGHGWQRGARRAPTVYNSVFNVAQFWDGRAPDLKAQAKGPVQASAEMNATADHVTSTLNSMEDYVGKFKRAFPRDTPPVTFDNFAKALEAFEATLTTPAAPFDQYLNGDGNALDDQQKAGLQLFMDKGCASCHNGINIGGQDFVPFGVMERPNIKLRPAADQGRFAVTKASSDQYVFRVAPLRNVALRAPYFHSGQVWTLQEAVGIMSEVQLGAKLSERENNDIVAFLYSLSGRLPKIEYPILPTRTKETPPPSLDR, encoded by the coding sequence ATGCGCAAGGCATCGATTGCTACCGTTCTGGTGCTCGTCTCATCCAATGCTATCGCACACGACGATTTGATGAAGACAGCCAAACAGATTTTCAAACCGATCCCTTACGCTATCCCCACGCTAAACGACAACCCCATGACAACCGAGAAAGTGGAGCTTGGCAAGATGCTGTTCTTCGATCCTCGTCTGTCGGCGAGTGGGATCATTAGCTGCAATACGTGCCACAATCTTGGCACCGGCGGCGTAGACGCGGGTCCAACCTCAGTTGGTCACGGCTGGCAACGGGGAGCGCGTCGGGCGCCAACCGTCTACAATTCGGTGTTCAATGTCGCGCAGTTCTGGGACGGACGCGCGCCGGATCTTAAGGCACAAGCCAAGGGGCCCGTTCAGGCGAGCGCCGAAATGAATGCGACCGCGGATCACGTGACAAGCACGCTGAATTCGATGGAAGATTATGTTGGCAAGTTTAAGCGGGCGTTCCCGCGTGATACACCGCCGGTCACCTTCGACAATTTCGCGAAGGCGCTCGAGGCGTTCGAAGCGACGCTCACGACACCAGCAGCTCCGTTCGACCAATACCTGAACGGCGATGGCAACGCGCTGGATGATCAGCAAAAGGCGGGATTGCAGCTGTTTATGGACAAAGGCTGCGCCTCCTGTCACAACGGCATCAACATTGGCGGGCAGGATTTTGTCCCGTTCGGCGTGATGGAAAGACCAAACATCAAACTGCGTCCGGCAGCCGACCAGGGGCGTTTCGCTGTCACAAAGGCCTCTAGCGACCAATACGTGTTCCGCGTGGCCCCTTTGCGCAACGTTGCCTTGCGGGCTCCCTACTTCCATTCGGGTCAGGTTTGGACGCTCCAGGAAGCCGTAGGAATTATGAGTGAGGTCCAGCTCGGCGCCAAGCTCAGCGAGAGGGAGAATAACGATATCGTTGCGTTTCTTTATTCATTGAGCGGCCGTCTACCCAAAATCGAATATCCGATACTGCCAACTCGCACAAAGGAGACGCCGCCACCGTCCTTAGACAGATAG
- a CDS encoding oleate hydratase encodes MMPYVTSFFMPRQAGDRPAVVPNGAVNFTFIGQSADSAERDCIFTTEYSVRTAMKAAYTLLNMERGVPEAFNSTYDVRKLLAAIGKARPTLAWFRKRPSWRSWKG; translated from the coding sequence ATGATGCCCTATGTCACCTCCTTCTTCATGCCGCGGCAGGCGGGTGACCGGCCAGCTGTCGTGCCCAACGGGGCGGTCAATTTCACCTTTATCGGGCAGTCCGCAGACTCGGCGGAGCGGGATTGCATCTTCACGACCGAATACTCGGTTCGCACGGCGATGAAGGCCGCCTACACGCTCCTCAACATGGAACGCGGTGTGCCGGAGGCGTTCAACTCGACCTATGATGTCCGCAAGCTCCTTGCGGCAATCGGCAAGGCCAGGCCGACTTTGGCTTGGTTTCGCAAGAGGCCGTCATGGCGCTCTTGGAAAGGGTGA
- a CDS encoding oleate hydratase yields MTVGSLTESSDSGDHHTPARLDEGPTPAWELWRRLAAKDTTFGRPDVFGANIPATKWESATVTTLDARIPEHIRKVAKRDPFSGKVVTGGIVTAQDSSWLLSWTVNRQPHFKHQPRDQIIVWLYSLFVDRPGDHVKKPMQDCTGEEITQEWLYHLGVSVEEIPGLPRRPQTRSR; encoded by the coding sequence ATGACGGTCGGGTCGTTGACCGAAAGCTCGGACAGCGGCGACCATCACACACCCGCCAGGCTCGACGAAGGCCCGACGCCGGCCTGGGAGCTGTGGCGGCGTCTTGCGGCCAAGGACACCACCTTCGGCCGCCCGGACGTCTTCGGCGCCAATATCCCTGCAACCAAGTGGGAATCGGCGACCGTCACCACGCTGGACGCGCGCATTCCGGAACATATCCGCAAGGTCGCCAAACGCGATCCGTTCAGCGGCAAGGTCGTTACGGGAGGGATCGTCACGGCGCAAGATTCGAGCTGGCTGCTCAGCTGGACCGTCAACCGCCAGCCGCATTTCAAGCACCAGCCTAGGGACCAGATCATCGTCTGGCTCTATTCGCTTTTCGTCGACCGGCCTGGCGATCACGTGAAGAAACCAATGCAAGACTGCACGGGCGAGGAAATCACGCAGGAATGGCTTTATCACCTCGGCGTGTCGGTCGAGGAGATACCGGGTCTGCCGCGACGGCCGCAAACACGGAGCCGGTGA
- a CDS encoding oleate hydratase, with amino-acid sequence MPLVRRWRTALRRSVRQGFLQQQFLSLLANYIAFEEWHSALEMKLYLHRFIHHIGGLPDLSALKFTKYNQYESLILPLYKWLSSSGMASKSPMSISRSRPDASRPQASTG; translated from the coding sequence TTGCCACTCGTCAGGAGATGGAGAACGGCGCTTCGACGAAGTGTTCGGCAAGGATTTCTTCAGCAGCAATTTTTGTCTCTATTGGCGAACTATATTGCCTTTGAGGAATGGCATTCCGCGCTGGAGATGAAGCTCTATCTCCACCGGTTTATCCATCATATCGGCGGACTGCCAGATTTGAGCGCGCTAAAGTTCACGAAGTACAACCAGTATGAATCGCTTATTCTGCCGTTGTACAAGTGGCTGTCAAGTTCCGGTATGGCATCAAAGTCACCGATGTCGATTTCGAGATCCAGGCCGGACGCAAGCAGGCCACAGGCATCCACTGGCTAA
- a CDS encoding glucose 1-dehydrogenase, which yields MNEKVILVTGGARGMGAAHARLLVAEGARVVITDILRTEGEALAAQLGMSAIYVCQDVTQPEEWAKAVASAEYSFGALHGLVNNAGVASMAPIEQFPLDQWNKTLAVNLTGVFLGMQAALPAIRRAGGGSIVNISSVEGLRGSAGLHAYVASKFGVRGITKSAALEAAASGVRINSIHPGFIATPMTEGFDSSVFPIPMGRAGWPHEVSQAVLFLLSDASSYLTGSEIVIDGGLTAAVPHKWPAPENIF from the coding sequence GTGAACGAAAAAGTCATTCTGGTGACCGGCGGGGCTCGCGGGATGGGTGCCGCGCATGCGCGCCTGTTAGTAGCTGAGGGGGCAAGGGTCGTAATCACTGATATTCTTCGTACCGAAGGAGAGGCTCTTGCAGCTCAACTTGGCATGTCCGCCATCTATGTGTGTCAGGACGTCACCCAACCAGAGGAGTGGGCCAAGGCAGTCGCGAGCGCCGAGTATAGCTTCGGCGCGCTGCACGGGCTGGTCAACAACGCGGGGGTCGCCAGCATGGCCCCAATCGAGCAGTTCCCGCTCGATCAGTGGAACAAGACCCTTGCCGTGAATCTAACCGGTGTATTCCTCGGAATGCAGGCGGCTCTGCCGGCCATCCGGCGCGCGGGCGGAGGTTCGATCGTCAACATTTCGTCGGTCGAAGGGCTGCGGGGCAGTGCCGGGCTTCATGCCTATGTCGCTTCCAAGTTTGGCGTGCGGGGCATAACCAAGTCCGCTGCGCTGGAGGCTGCGGCCTCGGGCGTCCGCATCAACTCGATCCATCCCGGCTTCATTGCCACGCCAATGACCGAGGGCTTCGATTCCTCCGTTTTTCCGATCCCAATGGGACGGGCAGGCTGGCCGCACGAAGTGTCGCAGGCAGTCTTGTTCCTGCTCAGCGACGCGTCCAGTTACCTTACCGGTTCCGAGATCGTCATCGATGGCGGTCTGACGGCCGCCGTCCCGCACAAATGGCCGGCGCCGGAGAACATCTTTTGA
- a CDS encoding UPF0149 family protein → MTKPKQGRGTRKARKTTMADYAMSFERLGQWISKRARSPTLRHPRATSLSMLDGAVAAVVAGPVSMASEEWVCPLLGVDPDAFNHDTEEFSAIAATLMRHNAISETLSTRPESFEPLFVRSPDGEVDPQPWCMGFYAVMKLRLLVWSRLLPPNGTEHLMLRPILVHCIDDAGRPLLPPARRTLGTQPIIQNAWRNIPATVEALRQFWMPIRFKRGA, encoded by the coding sequence ATGACGAAGCCGAAGCAAGGGCGGGGAACGCGAAAAGCACGCAAGACGACGATGGCGGACTATGCCATGTCGTTCGAACGGCTCGGGCAATGGATCAGCAAGCGCGCCAGGTCGCCGACGCTTCGGCATCCGCGGGCGACGTCGCTCTCCATGCTCGATGGCGCGGTGGCCGCGGTCGTCGCCGGGCCGGTCTCGATGGCGTCCGAGGAATGGGTGTGCCCGCTCCTCGGCGTAGATCCCGACGCCTTCAATCACGACACCGAGGAGTTCTCGGCAATCGCCGCCACGCTGATGCGCCACAACGCTATCAGCGAGACGCTGTCGACGAGACCGGAGAGCTTCGAGCCGCTGTTCGTGCGATCACCGGACGGCGAAGTCGACCCGCAGCCCTGGTGCATGGGCTTCTACGCCGTCATGAAGCTTCGGCTTCTCGTCTGGTCGCGGCTTCTCCCCCCGAATGGAACCGAACACCTTATGCTGCGGCCGATCTTGGTCCATTGCATCGACGACGCCGGTCGACCCTTGCTACCCCCGGCCCGGCGCACGCTGGGAACGCAGCCCATCATCCAAAACGCCTGGCGCAACATTCCAGCAACCGTCGAGGCCCTCCGGCAGTTCTGGATGCCTATACGCTTCAAGCGCGGTGCGTAG